The following are from one region of the Flavobacteriales bacterium genome:
- a CDS encoding flavin reductase family protein: MRSYTPSEMETPQLHGLLLSAIAPRPIAFVSTVDADGKPNLAPFSFFNVFSANPPIAIFSPARRVHGNTTKHTLDNVEVTKECVINVVSYGILHQMNLASCEYADGVNEFEKAGLTPIASDVVKPFRVKESPVQFECKVREVIHLGEHGGAGNLVVSEVVRMHYAEDVFEDDGSVDPQKLDLVARMGKNWYCRAHGEAVFEVPKPGRVVGMGVDSLPENIRNSTVLTGNDLGMLAMSPELPSDADIHAFYEQPNVKELLREYHLNPKQVERMLHKNAHKLLSEGKIEDAWKMLLSPQCL; the protein is encoded by the coding sequence ATGAGAAGCTACACGCCATCAGAAATGGAAACCCCGCAATTGCATGGATTGCTCCTGAGCGCCATTGCTCCACGACCAATTGCCTTTGTGAGTACGGTCGATGCAGATGGGAAGCCGAATTTGGCACCATTCAGCTTCTTCAACGTGTTCAGTGCCAATCCACCCATTGCCATCTTCTCCCCTGCCCGCAGGGTGCATGGCAACACCACCAAGCATACATTGGATAATGTGGAAGTGACGAAGGAGTGCGTGATCAATGTGGTGAGTTACGGTATCCTTCACCAAATGAATTTGGCCAGTTGCGAATATGCTGATGGTGTGAACGAATTTGAAAAGGCAGGTCTGACACCCATCGCATCGGATGTTGTAAAACCTTTCCGTGTGAAGGAATCTCCCGTTCAATTTGAATGTAAAGTGAGGGAAGTGATCCATTTGGGAGAGCACGGAGGTGCGGGGAATCTCGTGGTCTCGGAAGTGGTGAGAATGCATTATGCGGAAGATGTTTTTGAGGATGACGGAAGTGTGGATCCGCAGAAACTCGACCTCGTGGCGCGAATGGGAAAGAACTGGTATTGTCGTGCACATGGCGAGGCTGTCTTCGAAGTTCCCAAGCCGGGCCGCGTAGTTGGAATGGGCGTTGATTCGCTTCCCGAAAACATCCGCAACAGCACGGTTCTGACAGGAAATGACCTTGGCATGTTAGCTATGAGTCCAGAATTGCCAAGCGATGCAGACATTCATGCATTCTACGAGCAACCCAATGTGAAAGAACTGCTTCGCGAGTATCACCTTAACCCAAAACAGGTGGAACGCATGCTGCACAAAAATGCCCACAAGCTCTTGAGTGAAGGTAAGATCGAGGACGCTTGGAAAATGCTCCTTTCACCTCAATGTCTATAA